The following are from one region of the Pseudomonadota bacterium genome:
- a CDS encoding peroxidase-related enzyme (This protein belongs to a clade of uncharacterized proteins related to peroxidases such as the alkylhydroperoxidase AhpD.) → MARPSKSGKPGKTRANPVHALKLPDQRRLDPAIKALFAKFIEKLGFVPNVFRSYTLRPGRLEHFRQYNNELMLGESGLTRLEREMIAVVVSSVNHCHYCLVAHGAAVRVLSGDAHLGDQLATNYRSAELPARQRAMLDFAWKLSATPALIEESDRAALRRAGFSDEDIFDIAEVAAFYAASNRLASAVDARPNAEYHDMGR, encoded by the coding sequence ATGGCGCGGCCGAGCAAATCCGGCAAACCCGGCAAGACCCGGGCCAACCCGGTGCATGCGCTCAAATTGCCCGATCAGCGTCGTCTCGACCCAGCGATCAAGGCGCTGTTTGCAAAATTCATCGAGAAACTCGGCTTCGTGCCCAACGTCTTCCGCTCTTACACCCTGCGGCCCGGGCGGCTGGAGCATTTCCGGCAATATAATAACGAGCTGATGCTGGGCGAGTCCGGGCTGACCAGGCTGGAGCGCGAGATGATCGCGGTGGTGGTGTCCTCGGTAAACCATTGCCATTACTGCCTGGTCGCGCATGGCGCGGCGGTGCGGGTGCTCTCGGGCGATGCGCATCTCGGCGATCAATTGGCGACCAATTACCGCTCGGCCGAGCTGCCGGCGCGTCAGCGCGCGATGCTTGATTTCGCCTGGAAGCTGAGCGCAACGCCGGCGTTGATCGAGGAAAGCGACCGCGCCGCGCTGCGCCGCGCTGGATTCAGCGACGAGGATATATTCGATATTGCCGAAGTGGCCGCCTTCTACGCCGCCTCGAATCGTCTGGCCAGTGCCGTCGATGCCCGCCCAAATGCGGAATATCACGACATGGGAAGATAG
- a CDS encoding TlyA family RNA methyltransferase produces MLVERGLVDSKTKAAALAMAGKVFSGTRKLEKPGQKLDPDTPLSLREAPHPWVSRGGIKLAHALEHFALDVTGRTALDIGASTGGFTDVLLARGAAQVYAVDVGYGQLADKLRRDNRVIVLERLNARYLTSEHVPEPVDAVVCDASFIGLRTVLPAALALAAPGAFLVALIKPQFEAGKERVGKGGIVRDPEIHCEICATMSAWLEELPGWQLLGICPSPITGAEGNKEFLLAGRFAG; encoded by the coding sequence CTGCTCGTCGAACGCGGCTTGGTCGACAGCAAGACCAAGGCGGCGGCGCTGGCGATGGCGGGCAAGGTGTTTTCCGGGACGCGTAAACTGGAAAAGCCGGGCCAAAAGCTCGATCCCGATACGCCGCTCAGCCTGCGCGAGGCGCCACACCCCTGGGTGTCGCGCGGCGGCATCAAGCTGGCCCATGCGCTCGAACATTTCGCCCTCGACGTCACCGGCCGGACAGCCCTCGATATCGGCGCCTCCACCGGCGGCTTCACTGATGTCCTGTTGGCACGCGGCGCGGCGCAGGTTTATGCCGTCGATGTCGGCTACGGCCAGCTTGCCGATAAACTGCGGCGCGACAACCGCGTCATCGTGCTGGAGCGCCTCAACGCCCGCTACCTAACCTCGGAGCATGTCCCCGAGCCGGTCGATGCCGTTGTGTGTGACGCCAGTTTCATTGGCCTTCGCACCGTGCTGCCGGCGGCGCTGGCGTTGGCCGCGCCGGGCGCCTTCCTGGTCGCGCTGATCAAGCCGCAGTTTGAGGCCGGGAAGGAGCGTGTCGGCAAGGGCGGCATCGTCCGCGATCCGGAAATCCATTGTGAAATATGCGCCACCATGAGCGCTTGGCTGGAGGAACTACCGGGCTGGCAGCTGCTCGGCATTTGCCCGAGCCCGATCACCGGCGCCGAGGGCAACAAGGAGTTCCTGCTCGCCGGGCGCTTCGCCGGCTAA
- the xseB gene encoding exodeoxyribonuclease VII small subunit — protein sequence MSKNDKSAEVEKDLESIDFEKALGELEEIVQRLESGDTSLEGAIEAYERGVLLKKHCEGKLRDAQLRVEKIEKDGTLSAEPLD from the coding sequence ATGAGCAAAAATGACAAATCCGCAGAGGTCGAAAAAGACCTTGAGAGCATCGATTTCGAGAAAGCGCTCGGCGAGCTCGAAGAGATCGTACAACGTCTCGAATCCGGCGATACCAGCCTCGAAGGCGCCATCGAAGCCTATGAGCGTGGCGTCCTCCTAAAGAAACATTGCGAGGGCAAATTGCGCGACGCTCAGCTTCGGGTCGAGAAGATCGAAAAAGACGGCACCCTCAGCGCGGAGCCGTTGGACTAA
- a CDS encoding tetratricopeptide repeat protein codes for MQSDCFGLAMTAASREAARHYDETLCAFLGFRGDTGSHLKQALAADEGFFMGHCIKGYFFKLFALPALEEKATQCAENAREMAKVVSARECEHLAALESWCAGDMVECTDRWERILIDYPRDILALRLAHFCHFYMGDSIGMRTSVARVLPAWEAGGPGAGFVHGMYAFGLEECGEYVAARSMGERAVEANPGDIWAVHAVAHVHEMQGQCQDGIAWLKSTEDGWSGCNNFTYHVWWHRALYHYEREQYDEVLRLYDAHIRADQSDDYLDISNAVATLWRLENAGVATGGRWEELADKAEKRTGDHLLVFADLHFAIALAAAGRTSALDEMIASMGAAKSYTRNRQAEVLNAVGTALAQAVRAQYHGDFDLALSLMLPLRYRICSIGGSHAQRDLFAQMLIRVALKCGKYPLASSLLQERTASKPNNAQAWKLLATALEGEGKATDAAAARRRAEQLLAA; via the coding sequence ATGCAAAGCGATTGCTTTGGCTTGGCCATGACGGCGGCGAGCCGCGAGGCCGCCCGCCACTATGACGAAACCCTGTGCGCCTTCCTTGGATTTCGTGGCGATACGGGCAGCCATCTAAAGCAGGCCCTGGCCGCCGATGAAGGCTTTTTTATGGGCCATTGCATCAAGGGCTATTTCTTCAAACTCTTCGCGCTACCCGCATTAGAAGAAAAAGCGACGCAATGCGCCGAGAATGCGCGCGAAATGGCCAAGGTCGTGAGCGCGCGCGAATGCGAGCATTTGGCGGCGCTCGAATCCTGGTGCGCCGGCGATATGGTCGAATGCACGGACCGGTGGGAGCGCATTCTGATCGACTATCCGCGCGACATCCTGGCGCTCCGCCTGGCCCATTTCTGCCACTTTTATATGGGTGACAGCATTGGCATGCGCACTTCCGTAGCGCGCGTCCTGCCGGCCTGGGAAGCAGGCGGGCCGGGCGCCGGGTTCGTACACGGCATGTACGCCTTCGGCCTCGAGGAATGCGGTGAATACGTAGCCGCCCGCTCCATGGGAGAGCGAGCGGTGGAAGCCAATCCGGGCGATATATGGGCGGTACATGCGGTCGCCCATGTGCATGAAATGCAAGGCCAGTGCCAGGACGGAATCGCCTGGCTGAAGAGCACCGAAGACGGCTGGAGCGGCTGCAATAACTTCACCTACCATGTGTGGTGGCACCGCGCGCTTTATCATTATGAGCGTGAGCAATATGACGAGGTGCTGCGTCTTTACGATGCGCATATCCGCGCCGATCAATCGGACGACTATCTCGATATCAGCAATGCCGTCGCAACGTTGTGGCGCCTGGAGAATGCCGGCGTCGCCACCGGCGGGCGCTGGGAGGAACTGGCAGACAAGGCGGAAAAGCGCACCGGCGATCATCTCCTGGTCTTCGCTGATCTGCATTTCGCCATCGCGTTGGCTGCAGCAGGGCGTACCTCCGCGCTCGATGAAATGATCGCATCGATGGGTGCCGCCAAGTCCTACACGCGCAACAGGCAGGCGGAGGTTTTGAATGCGGTCGGAACAGCTTTGGCGCAGGCGGTACGCGCGCAATATCACGGCGATTTCGATCTGGCGCTGAGCTTGATGCTGCCGCTGCGCTATCGTATCTGCTCCATCGGCGGCAGCCATGCGCAGCGCGATCTATTCGCGCAGATGCTCATCCGAGTAGCGCTTAAATGCGGCAAATATCCGCTCGCCAGTTCGCTCCTCCAGGAGCGCACCGCCTCGAAGCCAAACAATGCCCAGGCCTGGAAACTCTTGGCCACGGCACTTGAAGGCGAGGGAAAAGCAACAGACGCGGCGGCGGCTAGGCGCCGCGCCGAGCAGTTGCTCGCGGCGTGA
- a CDS encoding acyl-CoA dehydrogenase family protein: MDFSLSAEQIDLQARARDVAAGQITARAAEVDRSEAYPWDNVDLLKQSGFFGMTIPKAYGGQGLDYFDTVLVVEEMAKACAVTGRISVEANMGAISIIMTYGSEAQKKLAAELVLDGDKPAICITEPDAGSAATEMTSRADQRGNGYVLNGKKHWITGGGVSRLHLIFARVFDAKGEEQGIGGFIAIRDKTAGLELGRRERTMGLRGIPECEILMNEMVVNADMLVLPPRGLKKGFADLMTAYNGQRVGAATVALGIAEGAYRLALDYAQEREQFGRPIAEFQGLQWMLADMSIGLAAARSLIQRAAVCPLGEFPDVLEAAQAKIFASEMAIRVTNDALQIFGAAGYSRARPLERMVRDARMFTIGGGTAQILRTQVASRILGKRLPQTRDGYVKE, translated from the coding sequence GTGGATTTCAGCCTGAGCGCCGAACAAATAGATCTTCAAGCTCGCGCCCGCGACGTGGCGGCGGGTCAAATAACCGCGCGCGCCGCTGAGGTCGACCGCAGCGAAGCTTATCCGTGGGACAATGTCGATCTCCTCAAGCAATCCGGGTTTTTCGGCATGACGATTCCGAAGGCCTATGGCGGCCAAGGACTCGATTATTTCGACACGGTTCTGGTGGTCGAGGAAATGGCCAAGGCCTGCGCCGTCACCGGGCGCATTTCGGTTGAGGCCAATATGGGCGCCATCAGCATCATCATGACCTATGGCAGCGAGGCGCAGAAAAAACTCGCGGCCGAGCTGGTGTTGGACGGCGACAAGCCGGCGATCTGCATCACCGAGCCCGACGCCGGAAGTGCGGCGACAGAAATGACCAGCCGCGCCGATCAGCGCGGCAACGGCTATGTCCTCAACGGCAAAAAGCATTGGATTACCGGCGGCGGCGTGTCGCGTCTGCATCTGATATTTGCCCGCGTGTTCGACGCCAAAGGCGAGGAACAAGGCATCGGCGGCTTCATCGCGATCAGAGACAAAACCGCGGGGCTGGAACTGGGCCGGCGCGAGAGAACCATGGGTCTCCGGGGTATCCCCGAATGCGAAATCCTGATGAACGAGATGGTCGTCAACGCCGATATGCTGGTGCTGCCGCCACGCGGCCTGAAGAAAGGCTTTGCCGATTTAATGACCGCCTATAACGGCCAGCGCGTCGGCGCGGCGACCGTGGCACTTGGCATTGCCGAGGGCGCCTATCGCCTGGCCCTCGACTACGCCCAGGAGCGCGAGCAGTTCGGCCGGCCGATCGCTGAATTTCAGGGACTGCAATGGATGCTGGCGGATATGAGCATTGGCCTGGCGGCGGCGCGCAGCCTCATCCAGCGCGCGGCGGTCTGCCCGCTCGGCGAATTCCCCGACGTGCTGGAGGCCGCCCAGGCCAAGATTTTTGCGTCGGAAATGGCGATCCGGGTGACCAATGACGCGCTGCAAATCTTCGGTGCCGCGGGTTATTCGCGGGCACGGCCGCTTGAGCGCATGGTGCGCGATGCGCGCATGTTCACCATCGGCGGCGGCACGGCGCAAATTCTCCGCACCCAGGTTGCCTCGCGCATCCTCGGCAAACGCCTGCCGCAAACCCGCGACGGCTACGTCAAAGAATAG
- a CDS encoding polyprenyl synthetase family protein, whose protein sequence is MSRLKEAMGASAAQVNAALDGYIPRSADSDGRLFDAMRYSTLAGGKRLRPFLVLRSAALFDVPLEWAMPSAAAIEMVHTYSLVHDDLPAMDNDDLRRGLPTCHKKFDDATAILAGDSLLTLAFEVVAAPDGHPDSGVRAEITHQLAIAAGGGGMAGGQMMDLAAEDSTLDLAAVTRLQGKKTGALFHFSCIAGAILAKRGEAGQAERAALGRYAEAIGLAFQIADDLLDVEGSEADLGKAVQKDAAAGKATFVDLLGLEGARSRAAQLVEEAVTALQPFDDKADLLRDVARFIVARKN, encoded by the coding sequence TTGAGCCGCCTGAAAGAGGCGATGGGAGCATCGGCCGCACAGGTCAACGCCGCGCTCGACGGCTATATCCCACGTTCCGCCGATAGCGATGGCCGTTTGTTTGATGCCATGCGCTATTCCACCCTTGCTGGCGGCAAGCGCCTGCGCCCGTTTCTCGTTCTGCGCTCGGCGGCGCTGTTCGACGTGCCGTTGGAATGGGCGATGCCAAGCGCCGCCGCCATCGAAATGGTGCATACCTATTCACTGGTGCATGACGATCTTCCAGCGATGGACAATGACGATCTGCGCCGCGGCTTGCCGACCTGCCACAAGAAATTCGACGATGCGACGGCGATCCTGGCCGGTGATTCACTGCTCACGCTCGCCTTCGAAGTGGTTGCCGCGCCCGACGGCCATCCGGACTCCGGCGTGCGCGCTGAAATCACCCATCAATTGGCCATCGCCGCCGGCGGTGGCGGCATGGCGGGCGGCCAGATGATGGATTTAGCCGCCGAAGATAGCACCCTCGACCTTGCCGCCGTGACCCGCCTGCAAGGCAAAAAAACCGGCGCCTTGTTCCATTTTTCCTGCATCGCCGGCGCAATTTTGGCGAAACGCGGCGAGGCGGGTCAGGCGGAGCGGGCAGCACTTGGGCGCTACGCCGAGGCGATTGGCCTGGCCTTTCAAATCGCCGATGATTTGCTCGACGTCGAAGGCAGCGAAGCCGATCTCGGCAAGGCGGTGCAGAAAGACGCCGCCGCCGGCAAGGCGACGTTCGTCGATCTTCTCGGGCTCGAAGGCGCGCGTAGTCGCGCCGCGCAATTGGTCGAAGAGGCGGTTACGGCCTTGCAGCCATTCGATGACAAAGCCGATCTGTTGCGCGACGTCGCGCGCTTTATCGTGGCGCGCAAGAATTAG
- the aroC gene encoding chorismate synthase, protein MSFNSFGRLFRVTTWGESHGPAIGCVLDGVPPRLALDTSNIQPFLDKRRPGQSRFVTQRKESDSVAILSGTFEGLTTGTPIALEIQNQDARSGDYDKNLDRYRPGHADFTYQAKYGIRDHRGGGRASARETAMRVAAGAVARIILGPDITIRGALVQLGEKEVDRGRWDWAATTANDFWCPDAAAVVGWETYLDGVRKAGSSVGAIIEIEASGVPAGLGAPHYGKLDADLAAAMMSIHAVKGVEIGAGFAAARLSGEDNADEMRSGTDGQPEFLSNNAGGILGGISTGQDIRVRFAVKPTSSILKPRQTVTLAGENAEISTKGRHDPCVGIRAVPVGEAMMACVLADHLLLHRAQCG, encoded by the coding sequence ATGTCGTTCAACAGCTTCGGGCGATTGTTTCGCGTCACGACATGGGGCGAAAGCCATGGCCCGGCGATCGGCTGCGTGCTCGACGGCGTGCCGCCGCGTCTGGCGCTCGACACCAGCAATATTCAGCCCTTTCTCGATAAGCGCCGCCCCGGACAATCGCGCTTCGTCACCCAGCGCAAAGAGAGCGACAGCGTCGCCATCCTCTCCGGCACCTTTGAGGGCCTGACGACCGGGACGCCGATTGCGCTCGAAATTCAAAATCAAGACGCGCGCTCCGGCGATTATGACAAGAACCTCGACCGCTACCGCCCGGGCCACGCTGATTTCACCTATCAAGCCAAATACGGCATCCGCGACCATCGCGGCGGCGGGCGGGCAAGCGCGCGCGAAACCGCCATGCGCGTTGCCGCCGGCGCGGTCGCGCGCATCATATTGGGGCCCGACATCACCATTCGTGGCGCCTTGGTGCAGCTCGGCGAGAAAGAAGTAGATCGCGGGCGCTGGGATTGGGCGGCCACCACGGCGAATGATTTTTGGTGCCCGGATGCGGCGGCGGTGGTGGGATGGGAAACCTATCTCGATGGCGTGCGCAAGGCCGGCTCGTCGGTCGGCGCGATCATTGAAATCGAGGCATCGGGCGTACCGGCCGGTCTCGGTGCGCCGCATTACGGTAAGCTGGACGCCGATCTGGCCGCCGCGATGATGAGCATTCACGCCGTGAAGGGCGTCGAAATCGGCGCCGGATTCGCCGCGGCGCGGCTGAGCGGCGAGGACAATGCCGATGAAATGCGCAGCGGCACGGACGGCCAACCCGAATTTCTCTCGAACAATGCGGGCGGCATCCTGGGCGGTATTTCGACCGGCCAGGACATCCGCGTCCGCTTTGCCGTCAAGCCGACCAGCTCGATCTTGAAGCCTCGGCAAACGGTGACTCTGGCCGGCGAGAACGCCGAGATTTCGACCAAGGGCCGGCATGATCCCTGCGTCGGCATCCGCGCCGTGCCGGTCGGTGAAGCGATGATGGCCTGCGTGCTGGCCGATCATTTGCTGCTCCACCGCGCCCAGTGCGGCTAA